Proteins from one Legionella taurinensis genomic window:
- a CDS encoding SPOR domain-containing protein: protein MARDYGRKGTNSRHKSSAPRQFLWIIASFLSGYLAATVFDVTSLSNWINKNVLAEQEKTAAPAPAVVKHDERPKPKFEFYTLLSKDNSAPVINHSSTTAPAAAKPMTGPGTTPTQTAAGQSVGQAAVHAGQPAVAVVESKPVLDAKPAAPMAQAHESYLVQVAAFNRRQDAERLKALLVLKGFDVSITTVVQNRTNWFRVIIGPFHSRSEAEKAQTDVARTERIKGIIRKFNV from the coding sequence ATGGCAAGGGATTATGGTAGAAAAGGAACTAATTCGAGACACAAAAGCAGTGCTCCCCGTCAATTCCTGTGGATTATTGCCTCTTTTTTAAGCGGTTATCTGGCGGCTACGGTGTTTGACGTGACCAGTTTATCCAACTGGATCAACAAAAACGTCCTGGCAGAACAGGAGAAGACGGCTGCCCCAGCGCCCGCGGTGGTTAAACACGACGAGCGTCCGAAACCCAAATTTGAATTTTATACTTTGTTGTCCAAGGACAACAGCGCACCGGTCATTAATCACTCCTCCACGACTGCCCCTGCCGCGGCCAAACCGATGACAGGCCCGGGCACAACCCCGACACAGACCGCTGCCGGTCAATCCGTAGGTCAGGCCGCTGTGCATGCGGGCCAGCCAGCCGTGGCCGTGGTGGAAAGCAAACCCGTACTGGATGCTAAACCTGCAGCGCCAATGGCACAGGCTCATGAATCCTATCTGGTGCAGGTGGCGGCGTTTAATCGACGTCAGGATGCCGAACGCCTCAAAGCATTATTGGTATTGAAAGGCTTCGATGTTTCCATTACCACGGTTGTTCAAAATAGAACCAATTGGTTTAGGGTGATTATCGGTCCTTTCCATTCCCGTTCAGAAGCTGAAAAAGCCCAGACCGATGTAGCGCGCACGGAACGCATCAAAGGAATCATTCGGAAATTCAACGTCTAG
- the argS gene encoding arginine--tRNA ligase — protein MKETVENWLASAIATLKHAAVIPADVDVEIKIERTKDAAHGDFATNLAMMLAKPCRQSPRQLAELIIAHLPKEPALERVEIAGPGFINFFMKSDALSQVIGEVLKQGEAYGSSDLGQGKQVLIEFVSANPTGPLHVGHGRGAAFGATLANLLTVAGYDVSREYYVNDAGRQMNILAVSVWLRYLSLAGETIVFPANGYRGEYVNEIAEQALGDYGMTYCQAWSQVSQGLPPDEPEGGDKEIYIDAIIERARELIGEEGFKHFHQLALNSVLCDIKSDLAEFGVRFDCWFSEQSLLDDGAINKGIEALKAGGHTYLQDGALWFKATAFGDEKDRVLIRANGQTTYFASDVAYHWNKYDRGFDRVIDIFGADHHGYVTRVRAAVNALGHDEDALNVLLVQFAILYRGGERVQMSTRSGSFVTLRELRDEVGNDAARFFYVMRKPEQHMDFDLDLAKSQSSDNPVYYIQYAHARISSVLRQLRERGLSWDEAMGLSHVNVLQETHEQALMTMIGRYPEVIKAAAGSCEPHQVAYYLRELANNLHSYYNAVQLLCEDEVQRAARLCLLKAVRQVLRNGLHLLGVSSPESM, from the coding sequence ATGAAAGAGACCGTGGAAAATTGGCTGGCATCGGCCATCGCAACATTGAAACACGCAGCGGTTATTCCGGCTGACGTGGACGTGGAAATCAAGATTGAGCGCACCAAAGACGCCGCTCATGGTGATTTTGCGACCAATCTGGCAATGATGCTGGCGAAACCCTGCCGCCAATCACCCCGGCAACTGGCCGAATTAATCATTGCCCACCTGCCCAAAGAGCCAGCCCTTGAGCGGGTTGAAATTGCAGGCCCCGGCTTTATCAACTTCTTCATGAAAAGCGATGCCTTATCGCAGGTGATTGGCGAGGTTCTTAAGCAGGGTGAAGCGTACGGTTCCAGTGATTTGGGGCAGGGTAAACAAGTGCTGATTGAATTTGTGTCAGCCAACCCCACAGGACCTTTGCATGTGGGCCATGGCCGCGGTGCGGCGTTTGGCGCCACGCTGGCTAACCTTCTGACTGTCGCCGGATATGACGTCAGCCGTGAATACTATGTCAATGACGCCGGGCGTCAGATGAATATTCTTGCTGTCAGCGTCTGGTTGCGTTATTTAAGTCTTGCCGGCGAAACCATCGTCTTTCCTGCGAATGGCTACCGCGGAGAGTATGTCAATGAAATTGCCGAGCAGGCCCTGGGTGACTATGGGATGACCTATTGTCAGGCGTGGTCTCAGGTGAGCCAGGGCCTCCCCCCAGATGAGCCTGAGGGCGGCGACAAAGAAATTTACATTGACGCTATCATTGAACGCGCACGTGAATTAATCGGTGAGGAAGGGTTTAAGCATTTCCATCAATTGGCCTTAAATTCGGTGTTGTGCGATATTAAAAGTGATCTGGCGGAATTCGGGGTTCGTTTTGACTGCTGGTTCTCCGAGCAATCCCTGCTTGATGACGGCGCAATCAATAAGGGCATTGAGGCGCTGAAAGCGGGCGGTCATACCTACCTGCAGGACGGGGCCCTGTGGTTTAAGGCCACGGCCTTTGGTGATGAAAAGGACAGAGTACTCATCAGGGCCAATGGTCAAACCACCTATTTTGCGTCCGACGTTGCTTACCATTGGAATAAGTACGATCGCGGTTTCGATCGCGTCATCGATATTTTTGGTGCGGATCATCACGGCTACGTGACCCGTGTCCGGGCTGCTGTGAATGCCCTAGGCCATGATGAAGACGCGCTGAATGTCCTGCTGGTGCAGTTTGCCATTCTTTATCGCGGCGGCGAACGGGTGCAGATGTCCACCCGCAGCGGTTCCTTTGTTACCCTGCGTGAATTGCGTGATGAAGTGGGCAATGACGCGGCGCGCTTTTTCTATGTCATGCGCAAACCGGAACAACACATGGATTTTGATTTGGATTTGGCCAAATCGCAATCCAGCGACAATCCGGTGTATTACATTCAATACGCGCATGCCCGCATCAGCAGCGTATTACGGCAGTTGCGCGAACGCGGTTTAAGTTGGGATGAAGCCATGGGTTTAAGCCATGTCAACGTCCTGCAAGAAACCCATGAGCAGGCATTGATGACGATGATTGGCCGTTACCCGGAGGTCATCAAGGCCGCTGCCGGCAGTTGTGAGCCGCATCAGGTGGCTTACTACCTGCGTGAGCTTGCCAATAACCTGCACAGTTATTACAATGCGGTGCAATTATTATGCGAAGACGAGGTGCAACGCGCTGCACGGCTTTGTTTATTAAAGGCGGTCCGTCAAGTGTTGCGTAATGGTTTACATTTGTTGGGTGTCTCAAGCCCTGAGAGCATGTGA
- a CDS encoding APC family permease, whose protein sequence is MALKRTLSLTLVSFYGLGTILGAGIYALIGEVAKEAGNFTPVSFIIASVLALFTAFSYAELSARFPQSAGSALYVRQAFKKAWLSGLVGWLVVLTGVTSAATIALGFASYFVLLLPVSPLLSVTVLVLLLGALTLWGIRESATVIMVMTLIEIGGLLLIIFYGRHAFAALGNSHWTWPSSMQGILIGAFIAFYAYIGFEDMVNTSEETINPEKNLPRGIFIALGGAMLLYLLVAIVVIITLPTELLTRSNMPLIEIITYQGHSPLLFTLIALIAIMNGILVQIIMASRLIYGMAKQDNAPAVFAHVYEKTHTPVYATVLVVAMILLFAYALPIATLAKLTSTIILCVFMLVHASLIAIKLGNRQKPSSFSVPIGIPILAILLTLGFLGMQLWIAH, encoded by the coding sequence ATGGCTTTAAAACGAACATTATCACTGACCCTGGTTTCTTTTTATGGTTTGGGAACGATTCTTGGTGCCGGGATTTATGCCCTAATCGGCGAAGTGGCCAAAGAAGCAGGGAATTTTACGCCGGTTTCCTTCATTATCGCCTCCGTTCTCGCCTTGTTCACCGCTTTTTCGTATGCTGAATTAAGCGCCCGTTTTCCCCAAAGCGCGGGCTCGGCGCTCTATGTGCGGCAGGCCTTTAAAAAAGCCTGGTTGTCCGGTTTGGTTGGATGGCTGGTGGTATTAACCGGCGTCACGTCTGCCGCCACCATCGCCCTGGGATTCGCCAGTTATTTTGTTTTGTTGTTGCCGGTTTCTCCCCTCCTCAGTGTCACTGTGCTTGTGCTGTTGCTGGGGGCACTGACCCTGTGGGGCATTCGCGAGTCAGCCACGGTGATCATGGTGATGACCCTGATTGAAATCGGCGGCTTGCTGCTGATTATTTTTTATGGCCGTCATGCCTTTGCAGCATTGGGAAACAGCCATTGGACCTGGCCATCCTCCATGCAGGGCATTCTTATCGGCGCGTTCATTGCATTTTATGCCTACATTGGCTTTGAAGACATGGTCAATACTTCTGAGGAAACCATTAACCCTGAAAAAAACTTACCCAGGGGTATTTTTATTGCTTTGGGCGGGGCTATGCTTTTGTATCTGCTGGTGGCAATTGTGGTCATCATTACGTTGCCGACCGAGCTCTTGACGAGAAGTAATATGCCACTGATTGAGATTATTACTTACCAGGGCCATTCTCCCCTGCTGTTTACCCTCATCGCACTCATCGCCATCATGAATGGGATTCTTGTACAAATCATCATGGCTTCACGGCTTATTTATGGTATGGCCAAGCAGGATAATGCACCGGCTGTTTTCGCACACGTGTATGAAAAAACCCACACCCCGGTGTATGCGACAGTTTTAGTGGTGGCGATGATTCTGTTGTTTGCCTATGCCTTGCCCATCGCTACGCTCGCCAAATTAACCAGCACCATTATCCTGTGTGTCTTCATGCTGGTTCATGCTTCCCTGATTGCAATTAAGCTCGGCAACCGGCAAAAACCGTCTTCTTTTTCTGTCCCGATAGGGATACCAATCCTGGCTATCCTGTTAACGCTGGGTTTTCTCGGCATGCAACTGTGGATAGCCCATTAA
- the sdbB gene encoding Dot/Icm T4SS effector alpha/beta hydrolase: MTSAFKRKIQTLLATVLFPTTHKDWYKEKGYGKGKADAFDDFLSNQRQNSKAPYHDVFQGLAIQRHAVDCIDYRKNHCKLDSIRFTPENPKVKSGEGLHIVNFFGRLEYYECNFRDMAQQAHATGATIHAFNPPGMNSSTGHVLEFKDLVNAGIAQVNALLKNGIHPDKIILQGNCMGAAVAEEVNAHFEKHLHIQLRRINSNSFKSMSALVIYLYPPLSLLKDTVKKLLEYTGWQTTPGKLFRTTSPHKVYMSRVNDQTIKREARMGTRVYKLMKQEGSAEPDYGDYEPHRQWLDEHAIMALDTEKFAGDEQVNPHELDLYKLKSISDNVTAYDFVNRYIESSNQYIESHPQTVESSQLKTGAPYLHEAATAVFPEHDEVQQKIMGALNEFLAVATLPEYRQLSKEEQPNERIEVISEPH; this comes from the coding sequence ATGACCAGCGCATTTAAAAGAAAAATTCAAACACTCCTTGCCACCGTATTGTTTCCCACCACTCACAAAGACTGGTACAAAGAGAAAGGGTATGGTAAAGGCAAGGCGGATGCGTTTGATGATTTTCTTAGTAACCAACGCCAGAATTCCAAGGCCCCTTATCATGACGTGTTTCAGGGTTTGGCGATTCAAAGACACGCGGTCGACTGTATCGATTACAGAAAAAATCACTGCAAGCTGGATTCGATCCGCTTTACACCGGAAAACCCGAAGGTAAAATCCGGTGAGGGACTGCACATTGTCAATTTTTTTGGCCGTCTGGAATATTACGAGTGTAATTTTAGAGACATGGCCCAGCAGGCTCATGCCACAGGGGCTACCATCCATGCTTTTAATCCCCCGGGAATGAATTCAAGCACAGGCCATGTGCTGGAGTTTAAGGATTTGGTTAATGCCGGCATCGCCCAGGTCAATGCGCTTTTAAAAAACGGGATTCATCCGGACAAGATTATACTGCAGGGCAACTGCATGGGTGCGGCCGTGGCAGAGGAAGTGAATGCTCATTTCGAAAAACACCTGCACATCCAATTACGACGAATTAACAGCAACTCATTTAAATCGATGAGCGCACTCGTTATTTACCTATACCCCCCATTATCACTGCTGAAGGATACGGTTAAAAAATTACTGGAATACACCGGCTGGCAAACCACCCCGGGTAAGTTATTCCGTACCACCAGTCCTCATAAGGTCTACATGAGCCGCGTGAACGATCAAACCATCAAGCGCGAGGCCAGAATGGGTACCCGGGTTTATAAACTCATGAAGCAGGAGGGGAGCGCTGAGCCTGATTATGGTGATTATGAACCGCACCGCCAATGGCTTGATGAGCATGCCATCATGGCCCTGGATACCGAAAAATTCGCTGGCGATGAGCAGGTCAACCCGCATGAACTGGATTTGTATAAATTGAAATCAATCTCAGACAATGTGACGGCTTATGATTTTGTCAATCGGTACATTGAATCTTCAAATCAATACATCGAAAGCCATCCTCAAACGGTGGAGAGCAGCCAGTTAAAAACCGGAGCACCCTATTTGCACGAAGCAGCTACCGCCGTATTTCCGGAGCATGATGAAGTTCAACAAAAAATCATGGGCGCTTTAAATGAATTTTTAGCGGTGGCCACGTTGCCGGAGTACCGTCAGCTTTCAAAAGAAGAACAGCCCAATGAAAGGATTGAAGTCATCAGTGAACCGCATTAA
- a CDS encoding AI-2E family transporter gives MNRAITFAAILVSVWIVGYLLIVGRSLLIPLVIAIFIWHLLNTVNNFIQNARLWRGRCPGWLSRILSILVVLLLGKILVDIITNNVNDVIEASSRYQDNLQNIFRRIDQQFNVKMMANLDAFIKGISVQGFLVNVYGVFSTLMGSAVLIALYVAFLFVEQHYFNQKLAAILSQNNHRELVNNIISHIVKDTQTYLGLKTLLSIITAVASWIIMKLVGLDFAEFWALLIFFLNFIPNIGAIIATAFPALLALIQFDSWVPFVIITSGIVSIQFIIGNLVEPRFLSKSLNLSPLVILFALALWGAIWGILGMFLSVPITVMMMIIFAHFETTRPLAVMLSQDGYIQKAYAKLA, from the coding sequence ATGAACCGTGCAATTACTTTTGCTGCCATACTTGTTTCAGTCTGGATTGTCGGCTACCTGCTTATTGTCGGGCGCAGTCTCCTTATTCCTTTGGTGATTGCCATTTTTATCTGGCACCTGCTGAACACCGTCAACAACTTTATTCAGAATGCACGCCTCTGGCGCGGCCGTTGCCCGGGCTGGCTAAGCCGGATTTTATCCATTCTGGTGGTGCTGCTGCTCGGCAAGATCCTTGTTGATATCATTACCAATAATGTGAACGATGTGATTGAAGCCTCATCGCGCTACCAGGACAACCTACAGAATATCTTTAGAAGGATTGATCAGCAGTTCAATGTCAAAATGATGGCCAATCTGGATGCCTTCATTAAAGGGATCAGTGTGCAGGGCTTTTTAGTGAATGTTTACGGGGTTTTCAGTACCCTGATGGGCTCAGCCGTGCTGATTGCCCTGTATGTCGCGTTTTTATTTGTCGAACAGCATTATTTTAATCAAAAACTGGCTGCTATCCTGTCGCAGAATAACCATCGCGAGCTGGTGAATAACATTATCTCCCACATTGTTAAAGACACACAAACGTATTTGGGATTAAAAACCCTGCTCAGTATTATCACCGCCGTTGCCAGTTGGATTATTATGAAGCTGGTGGGACTTGATTTTGCCGAGTTCTGGGCTTTGCTTATTTTTTTCCTTAATTTCATTCCCAATATTGGCGCCATCATCGCGACCGCCTTTCCGGCGCTCCTGGCCCTTATTCAATTCGACAGCTGGGTGCCGTTTGTGATCATTACGTCAGGAATAGTCTCCATTCAATTCATCATCGGTAATCTGGTTGAACCCCGGTTTTTAAGTAAATCGCTGAACTTAAGTCCCTTGGTTATCCTCTTTGCCTTAGCGCTTTGGGGCGCCATCTGGGGTATCCTGGGGATGTTTCTCTCTGTGCCCATTACGGTGATGATGATGATTATCTTTGCCCATTTTGAAACCACGAGGCCTCTGGCTGTCATGCTGTCTCAGGATGGATATATCCAGAAGGCCTACGCCAAACTGGCTTGA